The following are from one region of the Sandaracinus amylolyticus genome:
- the tssM gene encoding type VI secretion system membrane subunit TssM, with protein MLALVIAGLLLVLAWIAAWLLELPLWIPLLLTVVTLIGIAFVLVVRRILAQRKAGQIERALMAQAATAQDSMRPDLAAEIDSMTAEFHKAVAALKTSKLKGGGAGALYALPWYVIIGPPGAGKSTALRNSGLPFPYVPSQSRGSIKGIGGTRNCDWWLTNDAVLLDTAGRWTTQEDDQEWFAFLDLLKRHRPRQPLNGILVAVSVDDLVSTGDEGRVVLAARVRERIDEVMSRLGIALPVYVLVTKCDLVPGFVETFAELPRSERGQLWGYTLPFRELGLELAPTVDARFAELVQSARQRVMARIGHERRLETRELMAGFPSQLATLGEPLTHFLVELFQPNVYRQSPVLRGTYFTSGTQEGTPIDRLLGRLAEAANLPSHLALPEPVLEPKSYFLTKVFFDVLFPDAKLVAPTERSARRRQIVQVAAGLALCAMGGLVLVGSAVSWRLNREMVRDTAQLLRTVGEGTKEGEERPGPLAPSTLEALRGRADELRSYEAEGAPWLMRLGLYSGGPLVQPTTQAYARAMREGVVAPLVRREATAIDTWGRRFEQELDAQPSPEEHQRFYGALERHLRLTMPRAADEPAMSDTDRDRLVEALASLWAESSSEARDADRTMLARHARFYLELASESPALYVTRDDDAVRRARLALSRLPASQVALAELVRETEGRGYDLTLQRLIGATGAALSARAHVRGAFTRRAWDEHIRQRIDDAGARRAGAAWVLGPIRGDADERSRAMRDELRAQYFEAYVHEWQQFVRGLRTKTAHDETEALALLEDLTRGSPAPLGRLIIAIDHNLQLVEPEPPPAANGAAQGLLASLEQTVRGRVGNQAVDTARETLTDASPTPPAARLTGESVRNAFEGLVQFGVAEPVEGGTPPPVGLDVYQEQLVFLRDALATHRDDPSTGAQLVSRLQTARTRVQALISEQPVGWRPFFEQLLWPPIDGAATTSSESMAGSTARAWCSSVAVPFFSTLAGRYPFAAEGHDTAIADFAAFYRPASGTVWSFYEQSLTSQVERDGARYVFATRLGRDAGSVYRSTLPLFLERSQTITSAFFPPGATDPRVEMDVRVHPVPGAASVRFASGGTLIDYRNGPESWTRVVWPGERPDAGASIEVLGANGLQERVRQEGEWGLFRLMERAARIGGGGPGARTFTVTWHLPGHDLDVTIDVRLVRAENPFFAPDDRHGRVLGPMRAVGVQAPRVITARDGECTVGG; from the coding sequence ATGCTCGCACTCGTCATCGCGGGGCTTCTCCTCGTGCTCGCCTGGATCGCGGCGTGGCTGCTGGAGCTCCCCCTGTGGATCCCGCTCCTGCTCACGGTCGTGACGCTGATCGGGATCGCGTTCGTGCTCGTGGTCCGGCGCATCCTCGCGCAGCGCAAGGCCGGGCAGATCGAACGCGCGCTGATGGCCCAGGCCGCGACCGCGCAGGACAGCATGCGCCCCGATCTCGCCGCCGAGATCGACAGCATGACCGCCGAGTTCCACAAGGCGGTCGCCGCGCTCAAGACCTCGAAGCTGAAGGGCGGCGGCGCCGGCGCGCTCTACGCGCTGCCCTGGTACGTGATCATCGGCCCGCCCGGCGCCGGCAAGAGCACCGCGCTGCGCAACTCGGGCCTGCCCTTCCCGTACGTGCCCAGCCAGTCGCGCGGCAGCATCAAGGGCATCGGCGGCACCCGCAACTGCGACTGGTGGCTCACCAACGACGCGGTGCTGCTCGACACCGCGGGCCGCTGGACGACGCAGGAGGACGATCAGGAGTGGTTCGCGTTCCTCGATCTCCTCAAGAGGCACCGCCCGCGCCAGCCGCTCAACGGGATCCTCGTCGCGGTCAGCGTCGACGATCTCGTCTCCACCGGCGACGAAGGACGCGTCGTGCTCGCAGCGCGGGTGCGCGAGCGCATCGACGAGGTGATGTCGCGGCTCGGCATCGCACTGCCGGTCTACGTGCTCGTCACGAAGTGCGATCTCGTGCCCGGGTTCGTCGAGACGTTCGCCGAGCTGCCGCGCTCGGAGCGCGGTCAGCTCTGGGGCTACACGCTCCCCTTCCGCGAGCTCGGGCTCGAGCTCGCGCCCACCGTCGACGCACGGTTCGCGGAGCTCGTGCAGAGCGCGCGGCAGCGCGTGATGGCGCGCATCGGGCACGAACGTCGCCTCGAGACGCGCGAGCTCATGGCGGGCTTCCCGAGCCAGCTCGCGACGCTCGGCGAGCCGCTCACGCACTTCCTCGTCGAGCTGTTCCAGCCGAACGTCTATCGCCAATCGCCGGTGCTGCGCGGCACGTACTTCACGAGCGGCACGCAAGAGGGCACGCCGATCGATCGCCTGCTCGGTCGTCTCGCGGAGGCAGCGAACCTGCCCTCGCACCTCGCGCTTCCCGAGCCGGTGCTCGAGCCGAAGAGCTACTTCCTCACCAAGGTCTTCTTCGACGTCCTCTTCCCCGACGCGAAGCTCGTGGCGCCGACCGAGCGCAGCGCACGGCGTCGTCAGATCGTGCAGGTCGCGGCCGGGCTCGCGCTCTGCGCGATGGGCGGGCTCGTGCTCGTGGGCAGCGCTGTCTCGTGGCGCCTCAACCGCGAGATGGTGCGCGACACGGCGCAGCTCCTGCGCACCGTCGGCGAGGGGACGAAGGAGGGCGAAGAGCGTCCTGGACCGCTGGCGCCGAGCACCCTCGAGGCGTTGCGCGGACGCGCCGACGAGCTGCGCTCGTACGAGGCCGAGGGCGCGCCGTGGCTGATGCGGCTCGGGCTCTACAGCGGCGGGCCGCTGGTGCAGCCCACGACCCAGGCGTACGCGCGCGCGATGCGCGAGGGTGTCGTCGCGCCGCTCGTACGGCGCGAGGCGACCGCGATCGACACGTGGGGCCGACGTTTCGAGCAGGAGCTCGACGCGCAGCCGAGCCCCGAGGAGCACCAGCGCTTCTACGGCGCGCTCGAGCGTCACCTCCGCCTCACGATGCCGCGCGCCGCCGACGAGCCGGCGATGAGCGACACCGATCGTGATCGCCTCGTCGAGGCGCTCGCCTCGCTGTGGGCCGAGTCGAGCTCCGAGGCGCGCGACGCGGATCGCACGATGCTCGCGCGGCACGCGCGGTTCTATCTCGAGCTCGCGTCGGAGAGCCCCGCGCTCTACGTCACGCGCGACGACGACGCGGTGCGCCGCGCGCGCCTCGCGCTCTCGCGTCTGCCCGCGAGCCAGGTCGCGCTCGCCGAGCTCGTGCGCGAGACCGAGGGCCGCGGCTACGACCTCACGCTGCAGCGCTTGATCGGCGCGACCGGCGCCGCGCTCAGCGCGCGCGCCCACGTGCGCGGCGCGTTCACGCGGCGCGCATGGGACGAGCACATCCGCCAGCGCATCGACGACGCGGGCGCGCGGCGCGCCGGCGCGGCGTGGGTGCTCGGTCCGATCCGCGGTGATGCCGACGAGCGCAGCCGTGCGATGCGCGACGAGCTCCGCGCCCAGTACTTCGAGGCGTACGTGCACGAGTGGCAGCAGTTCGTGCGCGGCCTGCGCACGAAGACCGCGCACGACGAGACCGAGGCGCTCGCGCTGCTCGAGGACCTCACGCGTGGCAGCCCCGCGCCGCTCGGGCGCCTGATCATCGCGATCGATCACAACCTGCAGCTCGTCGAGCCCGAGCCGCCGCCCGCCGCGAACGGTGCGGCGCAGGGCCTGCTCGCATCGCTCGAGCAGACGGTGCGCGGTCGTGTCGGCAACCAGGCGGTCGACACCGCGCGCGAGACGCTCACCGACGCGTCGCCCACCCCGCCCGCGGCGCGCCTCACCGGCGAGTCGGTGCGCAACGCGTTCGAGGGGCTCGTGCAGTTCGGCGTCGCGGAGCCGGTCGAGGGCGGCACGCCGCCGCCGGTCGGGCTCGACGTCTATCAAGAGCAGCTCGTGTTCCTCCGCGACGCGCTCGCGACGCATCGCGACGATCCCTCGACCGGCGCGCAGCTCGTCTCGCGTCTCCAGACCGCGCGCACCCGCGTGCAGGCGCTGATCAGCGAGCAGCCGGTCGGATGGCGTCCCTTCTTCGAGCAGCTGCTCTGGCCTCCGATCGACGGTGCCGCGACCACGTCGAGCGAGTCGATGGCGGGCTCGACCGCGCGCGCGTGGTGCTCGTCGGTCGCGGTGCCCTTCTTCTCGACGCTCGCCGGTCGCTATCCGTTCGCGGCGGAGGGCCACGACACCGCGATCGCCGACTTCGCCGCGTTCTATCGTCCGGCGAGCGGCACCGTGTGGTCGTTCTACGAGCAGTCGCTCACGTCGCAGGTCGAGCGCGACGGCGCGCGCTACGTGTTCGCGACGCGCCTCGGTCGCGACGCGGGCAGCGTGTATCGCAGCACGCTGCCGCTCTTCCTCGAGCGCAGCCAGACCATCACCAGCGCGTTCTTCCCGCCCGGCGCGACGGATCCGCGCGTCGAGATGGACGTGCGCGTGCACCCCGTGCCCGGCGCGGCGTCGGTCCGCTTCGCATCGGGCGGGACGCTCATCGACTACCGCAACGGGCCCGAGAGCTGGACGCGCGTGGTGTGGCCCGGCGAGCGGCCCGATGCGGGCGCGTCGATCGAGGTGCTCGGCGCCAACGGCCTCCAGGAGCGCGTGCGGCAGGAGGGCGAGTGGGGCCTCTTCCGCCTGATGGAGCGCGCCGCGCGCATCGGCGGCGGCGGGCCCGGCGCGCGCACGTTCACCGTCACCTGGCACCTGCCCGGTCACGACCTCGACGTGACGATCGACGTGCGCCTGGTGCGCGCGGAGAACCCGTTCTTCGCGCCCGACGATCGCCACGGCCGGGTGCTCGGCCCGATGCGCGCCGTCGGTGTCCAGGCTCCGCGCGTGATCACCGCGCGCGACGGCGAGTGCACCGTCGGCGGCTGA
- a CDS encoding DotU family type IV/VI secretion system protein translates to MNDILPILEETLRLVRYVRQCPPGSALDASQLRSLFRGALGRMRKLGEQQSIDSRDLDEIGFALVALVDEVVLARGGSLAYEWMREQLQLSLFGENTAGETFFVKLEALRRDSTRARVLSVYYLALTLGFRGRYAVHGELALQELTDSVRLDLERFGIIRESALSPNGARPRDAITQRAEGWIVLGIGVAATLLAFVFYTGVFVDLTYRIHTVVGG, encoded by the coding sequence ATGAACGACATCCTCCCCATCCTCGAAGAGACGCTGCGCCTCGTGCGCTACGTCCGTCAGTGCCCGCCCGGCTCCGCGCTCGACGCCTCGCAGCTCCGCTCACTCTTCCGCGGTGCGCTCGGTCGCATGCGCAAGCTCGGCGAGCAACAGAGCATCGACTCGCGCGACCTCGACGAGATCGGCTTCGCGCTGGTCGCGCTGGTCGACGAGGTCGTGCTCGCGCGCGGCGGCTCGCTCGCCTACGAGTGGATGCGCGAGCAGCTCCAGCTCTCGCTCTTCGGCGAGAACACGGCCGGCGAGACCTTCTTCGTGAAGCTCGAAGCGCTCCGCCGAGACTCCACCCGCGCACGGGTGCTCTCGGTCTACTACCTCGCACTCACGCTCGGCTTCCGCGGGCGCTACGCGGTGCACGGCGAGCTCGCGCTCCAGGAGCTCACCGACTCGGTGCGCCTCGACCTCGAGCGCTTCGGGATCATCCGCGAGAGCGCTCTCTCGCCCAACGGCGCTCGCCCGCGCGACGCGATCACGCAGCGCGCGGAGGGCTGGATCGTGCTGGGCATCGGGGTCGCCGCGACGTTGCTCGCGTTCGTCTTCTACACGGGCGTCTTCGTCGACCTGACCTACCGCATCCACACGGTTGTCGGCGGCTGA
- the tssK gene encoding type VI secretion system baseplate subunit TssK, giving the protein MNRSTQLKVLWTEGLLMGPQHLQQSDRYHESLVAQRLDALEPNNWGVVRCELDRHALGEGTVRLDAFVGVMPDGGVLAMDADHPEAPPSRPVEGLGADRATLDVYLALPREREGQAQVGARARYTAHARRIADVITSGGEPAEVELALRNVRFVFGHEPREDLETIKIAEVRRESQGRYVLDESYVPPSLQIGASPVLTAWLERLVERMHTRRRSLLDARRERDAHTVEADATDVTRFVLLHALSAALPALTHFATSGDRAPRELYLRLLDLVGALSAFTIDASLEVPEFDPLDLRATFRPLFDRLERILGDTHRETCLVIDLEGREDGMHFGQIDDRITRCDRFLLAVRTSVPAKDVATLLPSIGKVASWQQVTQVVNAAMPGAKLEIAHRPPPEVPVKAGEIYFTIEARGSYWSEIAKERAIAVFLPRPFEARHTRVSLLALPPRGAQPAASDHHARA; this is encoded by the coding sequence ATGAACCGCTCGACGCAGCTCAAGGTGCTCTGGACCGAGGGCCTTCTCATGGGCCCGCAGCACCTCCAACAGTCCGACCGCTATCACGAGTCGCTGGTCGCGCAGCGTCTCGATGCGCTCGAGCCGAACAACTGGGGCGTCGTGCGCTGCGAGCTCGACCGACACGCGCTCGGCGAGGGCACGGTGCGGCTCGATGCCTTCGTCGGCGTGATGCCCGACGGCGGCGTGCTCGCGATGGACGCCGATCATCCCGAGGCCCCGCCCTCGCGACCGGTCGAGGGCCTCGGGGCGGACCGAGCCACGCTCGACGTCTACCTCGCGCTCCCCCGCGAGCGCGAAGGCCAGGCCCAGGTCGGCGCCCGCGCCCGCTACACCGCCCACGCGCGACGCATCGCGGACGTCATCACGTCGGGCGGAGAGCCCGCCGAGGTCGAGCTCGCGCTGCGCAACGTCCGCTTCGTCTTCGGGCACGAGCCGCGCGAGGACCTCGAGACGATCAAGATCGCCGAGGTCCGCCGAGAGTCGCAGGGACGCTACGTGCTCGACGAGAGCTACGTGCCGCCCTCGCTGCAGATCGGCGCATCGCCCGTCCTCACCGCGTGGCTGGAGCGCCTCGTCGAGCGCATGCACACGCGGCGTCGCTCGCTCCTCGACGCGCGCCGCGAGCGCGACGCGCACACCGTCGAGGCCGACGCGACCGACGTCACCCGCTTCGTGCTGCTGCACGCGCTGAGCGCGGCCCTTCCCGCGCTCACCCACTTCGCGACCAGCGGAGATCGCGCGCCGCGCGAGCTCTACCTGCGCCTGCTCGATCTCGTCGGCGCGCTCTCTGCCTTCACCATCGACGCGTCGCTCGAGGTGCCCGAGTTCGACCCGCTCGATCTGCGCGCGACGTTCCGCCCGCTCTTCGATCGCCTCGAGCGCATCCTCGGCGACACGCACCGCGAGACCTGCCTCGTCATCGACCTCGAGGGCCGCGAGGACGGCATGCACTTCGGGCAGATCGACGACCGGATCACGCGCTGCGATCGCTTCCTGCTCGCAGTGCGCACCAGCGTGCCCGCGAAGGACGTCGCGACGCTGCTCCCGTCGATCGGCAAGGTCGCGTCCTGGCAGCAGGTCACGCAGGTCGTCAACGCCGCGATGCCCGGCGCGAAGCTCGAGATCGCGCATCGCCCTCCGCCCGAGGTGCCGGTCAAGGCGGGCGAGATCTACTTCACGATCGAGGCGCGCGGCTCGTACTGGTCGGAGATCGCGAAGGAGCGCGCCATCGCGGTGTTCCTCCCGCGTCCCTTCGAGGCACGTCACACGCGCGTCTCGCTCCTCGCACTTCCTCCGCGCGGCGCGCAGCCCGCGGCGTCCGACCACCACGCGCGTGCATGA
- the tssJ gene encoding type VI secretion system lipoprotein TssJ: MTRSAIFVLTVLALGCASTPEPRPECGDPPPIALTIEATPRMNPDAEGHALPTELRLYQVRDASALEMSSFEDVWQDAATVLGDALVSEETLTVYPDARLTRELRPSPDTQAIVAVVIVRQPAGRTWRAVVPMTRTEPAEESCPALEPGRLLLRLDDYRIEAITPRRSTQRTTTETRG; the protein is encoded by the coding sequence GTGACTCGATCCGCGATCTTCGTCCTCACGGTGCTCGCGCTCGGTTGCGCGAGCACGCCCGAGCCGCGCCCGGAGTGCGGCGATCCGCCGCCGATCGCGCTCACGATCGAAGCGACGCCGCGCATGAACCCCGACGCCGAGGGCCACGCGCTGCCGACCGAGCTGCGGCTCTACCAGGTGCGCGACGCGAGCGCGCTCGAGATGTCGTCCTTCGAAGACGTCTGGCAGGACGCCGCCACGGTGCTCGGCGATGCGCTGGTCTCGGAGGAGACGCTCACCGTGTATCCCGACGCGCGCCTCACCCGCGAGCTGCGTCCTTCTCCGGACACGCAGGCGATCGTCGCGGTCGTGATCGTGAGACAGCCCGCAGGACGCACCTGGCGCGCGGTCGTGCCGATGACGCGCACCGAGCCCGCGGAGGAGAGCTGTCCGGCGCTCGAGCCGGGCCGTCTCCTCCTCCGCCTCGACGACTACCGCATCGAGGCGATCACGCCTCGCCGCAGCACGCAACGCACTACCACGGAGACCCGCGGATGA
- a CDS encoding type VI secretion system-associated FHA domain protein: MELRVAIHDPRTGVDEEAFFRTSPIRIGRNALNDLLLDEPSVSQWHAQLVFDEQHVWFTDVGSSNGSVVDMQRVAAHHAVPVHGETRVEVGPVVLRVSRATDGERRSRRVAMGDAMPDDLRTAISMIDITRISGEDHATEAVGNEAQTALASSAMSQLQYLRTLLAAVEPARRAYLEVIEDQIESLPSASRQKIIPQLAREFPELSRSPEYVEIAARYGIDSMSVKEITAREWLEKLAGVPLTGPHGEDVDDARVLARVAALLQTFAQSLFELMRSKEHVARELGLGSGDGVPQSGQEIVAYLCDFRVDGEERVAALTRVFADLAMHQIAMVSATREGVRSLIEEISPHAVSARAKGGGLLDLLPMRGAGLWDLYTRVHADLAEGDRFARHVFGARFSRAYLAITGRRTQQRDAAPPPAPVPTTVPEQQSIPVTRIR; this comes from the coding sequence ATGGAGCTCCGCGTCGCCATCCACGACCCACGCACCGGCGTCGACGAAGAGGCGTTCTTCCGCACGTCGCCGATCCGCATCGGGCGCAACGCGCTCAACGATCTCCTCCTCGACGAGCCGAGCGTGTCGCAGTGGCACGCGCAGCTCGTGTTCGACGAGCAGCACGTCTGGTTCACCGACGTCGGCTCGTCGAACGGCAGCGTCGTCGACATGCAGCGGGTCGCCGCGCACCACGCGGTGCCGGTGCACGGAGAGACGCGCGTCGAGGTCGGCCCCGTGGTCCTGCGGGTGAGCCGCGCCACGGACGGGGAACGTCGCTCGCGCCGCGTCGCGATGGGCGACGCGATGCCCGACGATCTCCGCACCGCGATCTCGATGATCGACATCACGCGGATCAGCGGCGAGGACCACGCGACCGAGGCCGTCGGCAACGAGGCGCAGACGGCCCTCGCCAGCAGCGCGATGAGCCAGCTGCAGTACCTGCGCACGCTGCTCGCGGCGGTCGAGCCCGCGCGACGCGCGTACCTCGAGGTCATCGAGGACCAGATCGAGAGCCTGCCCTCCGCGTCGCGGCAGAAGATCATCCCGCAGCTCGCGCGCGAGTTCCCCGAGCTCTCACGCTCCCCCGAGTACGTCGAGATCGCGGCCCGCTACGGCATCGACAGCATGAGCGTGAAGGAGATCACGGCGCGCGAGTGGCTCGAGAAGCTCGCGGGTGTGCCGCTCACCGGGCCGCACGGCGAGGACGTCGACGACGCGCGCGTGCTCGCCCGCGTCGCGGCGCTGCTCCAGACGTTCGCGCAGTCGCTCTTCGAGCTGATGCGCTCGAAGGAGCACGTCGCGCGCGAGCTCGGCCTCGGAAGTGGCGACGGTGTGCCGCAGTCGGGCCAGGAGATCGTCGCGTATCTCTGCGACTTCCGCGTCGACGGAGAGGAGCGCGTCGCGGCGCTCACCCGTGTGTTCGCCGATCTCGCGATGCACCAGATCGCGATGGTGAGCGCGACGCGCGAAGGCGTGCGCTCGCTCATCGAGGAGATCTCGCCGCATGCCGTCAGCGCGCGCGCGAAGGGCGGCGGGCTGCTCGATCTGCTGCCGATGCGCGGCGCCGGGCTCTGGGATCTCTACACGCGCGTGCACGCCGATCTCGCGGAGGGGGATCGCTTCGCGCGCCACGTGTTCGGCGCGCGCTTCAGCCGCGCGTACCTCGCGATCACCGGCCGGCGCACGCAGCAGCGCGACGCGGCGCCCCCGCCCGCGCCGGTGCCGACGACGGTGCCCGAGCAGCAGTCGATCCCCGTCACGCGCATCCGCTGA
- the tssH gene encoding type VI secretion system ATPase TssH: MRVHPQKVVARLTPTAKRYLEQAVGKAVEAQHPEITPEHVLLAMSAEPGGDTEVLLRALDRDPRKLRSELEQSLRTFRAGSASKPRISDSLVRWLEDAWVLASLEWGETALRSGALLAQIVLGGGRYLSETVVTLSSISADALRACAADALSITPESTEAVPARTTERATGDARVEGAPGPGSALSRFTNSFTDAARAGRIDPVFGREREIRQVIDVLCRRRKNNPILVGEPGVGKTALVEGLARAIVAGDVPESLRGVDLRGLDLGSLEAGASVKGEFEARLKSVIQEVQTSTTPIVLFIDEAHTLIGAGNQKGGADAANLLKPALARGELRTIAATTWAEYKQYFEKDAALERRFQPIKVEEPSEDVAIGMLRGLRTIYEDAHDVIIRDEAVEAAVRLGHRYITGRQLPDKSVDLLDTTAARVRVERSARPEKIVALDADIASTTRRKEAIARDLVDHHDAQRATELIQLQRRISELDGARSELMVRWAAQREALERALGARRAMHEAARKMEEGDGALDALEADAKQALDALRALCATEPLVAIDVDAAAVARTVELWTGVPVGAMQSATSQAVLSLGERLRGRVLGQDAALDRVAESLRVAQAGLRNPDAPMGVFLLVGPSGVGKTETAYAIADLLFGGSRFLTTINLSEYQEPHTATRLIGSPPSYVGYGEGGELSEAVRQRPYSVVLLDECEKAALEVMNTFYQVFDKGVLSDAEGRQIDFRNTCILLTSNLASDRVVELCSQGKSIEEVTEAIRPALARHFKPALLNRMTVVPYAPIGESTMGRIVDIELGRVATRVRAAHDVHVSFADAVRDRVVARCTEIEGGVRYVRQMLERAVLVPLATELLVARGDGKGFTNVDVAIAESGDVSIATR, from the coding sequence ATGCGAGTGCACCCCCAGAAGGTCGTCGCGCGCCTGACGCCGACCGCGAAGCGATATCTCGAGCAGGCCGTGGGCAAGGCGGTCGAGGCGCAGCATCCGGAGATCACGCCGGAGCACGTGCTCCTCGCGATGAGCGCCGAGCCCGGCGGCGACACCGAGGTGCTCCTGCGCGCGCTCGATCGCGATCCGCGCAAGCTGCGCAGCGAGCTCGAGCAGTCGCTGCGCACCTTCCGCGCGGGCAGCGCGTCGAAGCCGCGCATCTCGGACTCGCTGGTGCGCTGGCTCGAGGACGCGTGGGTGCTCGCGTCGCTCGAGTGGGGCGAGACCGCGCTGCGCTCGGGCGCGCTGCTCGCGCAGATCGTGCTGGGCGGTGGACGCTATCTCTCCGAGACCGTGGTGACGCTGAGCAGCATCTCGGCCGATGCACTGCGCGCCTGCGCCGCCGACGCGCTCAGCATCACGCCGGAGTCGACCGAGGCGGTGCCGGCCCGCACCACCGAGCGGGCGACGGGCGACGCGCGGGTCGAGGGCGCACCGGGCCCGGGCAGCGCGCTCTCGCGCTTCACGAACAGCTTCACCGACGCGGCGCGCGCGGGTCGCATCGACCCGGTGTTCGGTCGCGAGCGCGAGATCCGTCAGGTCATCGACGTGCTCTGCCGTCGCCGCAAGAACAACCCGATCCTCGTGGGCGAGCCTGGCGTCGGAAAGACCGCGCTCGTCGAAGGGCTCGCGCGCGCGATCGTCGCGGGCGACGTGCCGGAGTCGCTGCGCGGCGTCGACCTGCGGGGGCTCGATCTGGGGTCGCTCGAGGCCGGCGCGAGCGTGAAGGGCGAGTTCGAAGCGCGCCTCAAGAGCGTCATCCAGGAGGTGCAGACCTCGACGACGCCGATCGTGCTCTTCATCGACGAGGCGCACACGCTGATCGGCGCGGGCAACCAGAAGGGCGGGGCCGACGCCGCGAACCTCCTCAAGCCGGCTCTCGCGCGCGGCGAGCTGCGCACGATCGCGGCGACGACCTGGGCCGAGTACAAGCAGTACTTCGAGAAGGACGCCGCGCTCGAGCGTCGCTTCCAGCCGATCAAGGTCGAAGAGCCGAGCGAGGACGTCGCGATCGGCATGCTGCGCGGGCTGCGCACGATCTACGAGGACGCGCACGACGTCATCATCCGCGACGAGGCGGTCGAGGCCGCGGTGCGGCTCGGACATCGCTACATCACAGGCCGTCAGCTCCCCGACAAGTCGGTCGATCTCCTCGACACCACCGCGGCACGAGTTCGCGTGGAGCGCAGCGCGCGCCCCGAGAAGATCGTCGCGCTCGACGCGGACATCGCGTCCACCACGCGCCGCAAGGAAGCGATCGCGCGGGACCTGGTCGATCATCACGACGCGCAGCGCGCGACCGAGCTCATCCAGCTGCAGCGTCGCATCTCGGAGCTCGATGGCGCGCGCTCGGAGCTGATGGTCCGCTGGGCCGCGCAGCGCGAGGCGCTCGAGCGCGCGCTCGGCGCGCGACGCGCGATGCACGAAGCAGCGCGCAAGATGGAGGAGGGCGACGGCGCGCTCGACGCGCTGGAGGCCGACGCGAAGCAGGCGCTCGATGCGCTCCGCGCGCTCTGCGCGACCGAGCCCCTCGTCGCGATCGACGTGGACGCCGCGGCTGTCGCGCGCACCGTGGAGCTCTGGACCGGGGTGCCGGTGGGCGCGATGCAGAGCGCGACGAGCCAGGCCGTGCTCTCGCTCGGCGAGCGTCTCCGCGGGCGCGTGCTCGGTCAGGACGCGGCGCTCGATCGGGTCGCCGAGTCGCTGCGCGTCGCGCAGGCCGGCTTGCGCAATCCCGACGCGCCGATGGGCGTGTTCCTCCTCGTCGGTCCGAGCGGCGTCGGCAAGACCGAGACCGCGTACGCGATCGCCGATCTGCTCTTCGGTGGCTCGCGCTTCCTGACGACGATCAACCTCAGCGAGTACCAGGAGCCGCACACCGCGACGCGCCTGATCGGATCGCCGCCGAGCTACGTCGGGTACGGCGAGGGCGGCGAGCTCAGCGAGGCAGTGCGCCAGCGGCCTTACTCGGTCGTGCTCCTCGACGAGTGCGAGAAGGCCGCGCTCGAGGTGATGAACACCTTCTACCAGGTGTTCGACAAGGGCGTGCTGAGCGATGCCGAGGGGCGCCAGATCGACTTCCGGAACACGTGCATCCTGCTCACGAGCAATCTCGCGTCGGATCGCGTCGTCGAGCTCTGCTCGCAGGGCAAGTCGATCGAAGAGGTCACCGAAGCGATCCGGCCCGCGCTCGCGCGCCACTTCAAGCCCGCGCTGCTCAACCGCATGACGGTCGTGCCCTACGCGCCGATCGGTGAGAGCACGATGGGGCGCATCGTCGACATCGAGCTCGGCCGCGTCGCGACCCGCGTCCGCGCTGCCCACGACGTGCACGTCTCGTTCGCCGACGCGGTGCGCGATCGTGTCGTCGCGCGCTGCACGGAGATCGAAGGCGGCGTCCGCTACGTGCGCCAGATGCTGGAGCGCGCCGTCCTCGTCCCGCTCGCCACCGAGCTGCTCGTCGCGCGCGGCGACGGCAAGGGTTTCACAAACGTCGACGTCGCGATCGCCGAGTCCGGCGACGTGTCGATCGCAACGCGCTGA